From Halotia branconii CENA392, the proteins below share one genomic window:
- a CDS encoding DUF3352 domain-containing protein → MPERKSKFLIPAIGAAVLVTGGVVTYMYLKGSAGDISDALGSAKLVPSTALMATYITTDQQAWSKLQQFGTPEAQKLLAKGLEDFNQDMFKGSDISYEKDIKPWVGGVMLAMLPPNPTKPAQLKESSKEANPTIKSEPESKILMVVGIKDKISALNFAKKLKEQKKIKSKEFDYKGEKITETLEDGKPTYSVVLNNDHLVLAPEKQAVENAIDTFKGQPSFANKEGADSLLHKNVDVKNTLAQIYVPDYSGMVQQLIAASPEAKQLPPQTLSQLKQVKSLVAGVGVDDAGVRLKAIANLDPQLNKFQYQTTPANIVRQFPVDTLALVSGTGISRGWTTLVEQSQDYPQFKQVLEQVRGQLKFVDLDLDKDIFGWMDGEFGFGAIPSNQGVLASLGFGGALVFDTGDRKTAEATFTKLDNLAKAQRINVAQRNLGGKNVTEWQIPQQGALLAHGWLDQDTVFLALGGPVAESLTVAKKSSLDTSDTFKAVTGSLQKPNGGYFYLDMDKTMTLVNRFAAQGQPLSPQASAILSSIRGISATATSPDKSISELEMLLALKPKTAN, encoded by the coding sequence ATGCCTGAACGTAAATCAAAGTTTTTAATTCCTGCGATCGGTGCTGCCGTCTTGGTGACAGGAGGTGTAGTTACTTACATGTATTTAAAAGGGTCTGCTGGTGATATTTCAGACGCTCTCGGCAGTGCTAAATTAGTACCTTCAACAGCACTAATGGCAACTTATATCACAACCGATCAGCAGGCTTGGTCAAAGTTACAGCAGTTTGGCACTCCTGAAGCGCAGAAGTTACTAGCAAAAGGTCTAGAAGACTTTAATCAGGACATGTTTAAGGGTAGTGATATTTCTTATGAAAAAGATATAAAACCTTGGGTTGGTGGTGTGATGTTGGCAATGCTACCGCCAAACCCCACTAAACCCGCACAATTAAAAGAGTCTTCTAAAGAGGCGAATCCTACAATCAAATCAGAGCCAGAATCGAAGATTTTAATGGTAGTAGGAATCAAGGACAAAATCAGCGCTTTGAATTTTGCTAAAAAACTCAAAGAGCAAAAAAAAATCAAAAGTAAAGAATTTGACTATAAAGGTGAAAAAATTACAGAAACTCTAGAAGATGGCAAACCAACATATAGCGTAGTTTTAAATAATGACCACTTGGTGTTAGCTCCCGAAAAGCAAGCTGTAGAAAATGCCATTGACACCTTTAAAGGACAGCCTTCTTTTGCTAATAAAGAAGGTGCAGATAGTCTTTTGCATAAAAATGTAGATGTAAAAAATACTCTTGCCCAAATTTACGTACCAGATTATTCGGGTATGGTACAGCAATTAATCGCCGCCAGTCCTGAAGCAAAGCAACTGCCTCCACAAACATTGTCACAATTGAAACAAGTAAAATCTTTGGTAGCAGGTGTTGGCGTAGATGATGCCGGAGTGCGGCTAAAAGCGATCGCTAATTTAGATCCGCAATTAAATAAGTTTCAGTATCAAACAACTCCTGCCAATATTGTCAGGCAGTTTCCTGTTGATACCTTAGCTTTGGTTAGTGGCACTGGCATTAGCCGTGGCTGGACAACTCTAGTAGAACAGTCTCAAGATTATCCACAATTCAAACAAGTACTCGAACAGGTGCGAGGACAACTGAAATTTGTTGATCTTGACTTAGATAAAGATATTTTTGGGTGGATGGATGGAGAATTTGGCTTTGGTGCTATTCCATCTAATCAAGGCGTGTTAGCAAGTTTAGGTTTTGGCGGGGCATTAGTATTTGACACAGGCGATCGCAAAACTGCGGAAGCTACCTTTACTAAACTGGATAATTTGGCAAAAGCACAAAGAATTAACGTTGCTCAAAGAAATCTCGGCGGTAAAAATGTTACTGAATGGCAAATACCCCAACAAGGCGCTTTGTTAGCCCACGGTTGGCTAGATCAAGATACCGTCTTTTTGGCACTGGGAGGCCCCGTTGCTGAATCTTTGACAGTTGCCAAAAAATCATCTCTCGATACTAGCGACACTTTCAAGGCTGTGACTGGTTCTCTGCAAAAACCCAACGGTGGCTACTTTTACCTAGATATGGATAAAACCATGACTTTAGTAAATCGCTTTGCAGCACAAGGACAACCTCTCTCACCGCAAGCCAGCGCTATTTTAAGTTCAATTCGTGGTATTAGTGCTACTGCCACCAGCCCTGATAAGTCTATCAGTGAATTAGAGATGTTGTTAGCTCTTAAACCAAAAACTGCAAATTAG
- the mscL gene encoding large conductance mechanosensitive channel protein MscL, whose product MARARRRASGFLRDFQEFALKGNVVDLAIAVIIGGAFGKIVTSLVEDVIMPLVNPLIAVGGKNWRTITIGPGVAIGQFFGAIVDFVIIALILFLAIKALQKFKRQEEVVAEDPLPDPNLVAQERLTDALDRLTYTLESRNTEI is encoded by the coding sequence ATGGCAAGAGCAAGAAGAAGAGCGAGTGGATTTCTGAGAGATTTTCAGGAATTTGCCCTCAAAGGTAATGTAGTTGATTTAGCGATCGCTGTAATCATTGGTGGTGCTTTTGGCAAGATTGTCACTTCTTTAGTTGAAGATGTGATTATGCCACTAGTTAACCCCTTAATTGCTGTAGGAGGTAAGAACTGGAGAACAATCACAATTGGCCCAGGAGTTGCTATTGGTCAATTTTTCGGTGCGATCGTTGATTTTGTGATTATTGCCTTGATCTTATTTTTGGCAATTAAAGCGTTACAAAAATTCAAAAGACAAGAAGAAGTCGTCGCCGAAGATCCCCTACCAGATCCTAACCTTGTAGCTCAAGAAAGACTGACTGACGCATTGGATAGGCTGACATACACATTAGAATCTCGCAATACTGAGATTTAG
- a CDS encoding class I SAM-dependent methyltransferase, producing MTVAAQTSPNLASRLVNGILAIRPLANLAKHQARQMMIKRAEKIGVPWTKEVQELQALDWATNLTQVQNPEISYPDYYLTSFHAYETGNLSWQAAFEVEPAAHAVHAKIWQGANAQGDAKLRQSYHDIVKNSLPYAPQDILDLGCSVGLSTFALQKVYPHAKITGLDLSPYFLAVANYRAQKRQTKINWVHAAAESTGLANASFDLVSIFLVCHELPQLATQQIFAEARRVLRPGGYLAIMDMNPQAEAYTKMPPYILTLLKSTEPYLDQYFALDIEQTMVEAGFQTPTITSNSPRHRTIIAQVSG from the coding sequence ATGACTGTTGCTGCACAAACCTCTCCTAACTTAGCTAGCCGTTTAGTTAATGGCATTTTGGCAATTAGACCCTTAGCCAACCTAGCCAAGCACCAAGCCAGACAAATGATGATTAAACGCGCCGAAAAAATTGGCGTACCTTGGACGAAAGAAGTACAGGAATTACAAGCACTAGATTGGGCAACTAATCTAACTCAAGTCCAAAATCCTGAAATTTCCTACCCAGATTACTATCTCACCTCATTTCATGCATACGAAACCGGAAATCTTAGTTGGCAAGCTGCTTTTGAAGTAGAACCTGCTGCTCATGCTGTTCATGCTAAAATTTGGCAAGGTGCTAATGCTCAAGGCGATGCCAAACTACGCCAAAGTTACCACGATATCGTCAAAAACTCTCTTCCCTATGCTCCACAAGATATCTTGGACTTGGGTTGTAGTGTAGGACTAAGTACTTTTGCCCTGCAAAAAGTTTATCCCCACGCCAAAATTACAGGCTTAGATTTATCTCCTTATTTTTTAGCCGTTGCTAACTACCGCGCCCAAAAGCGTCAGACTAAAATCAACTGGGTTCATGCTGCGGCTGAATCTACTGGACTAGCAAACGCTTCATTTGATTTAGTCTCAATTTTTCTGGTTTGTCACGAGTTACCACAATTAGCAACCCAACAGATTTTCGCTGAAGCAAGGCGTGTGCTACGTCCGGGTGGTTATTTGGCAATCATGGATATGAATCCTCAAGCTGAAGCTTATACAAAAATGCCGCCTTACATCTTGACACTGCTTAAAAGTACGGAACCTTATTTAGACCAGTATTTTGCTTTGGACATTGAGCAAACTATGGTTGAGGCAGGTTTCCAGACCCCCACAATTACCAGCAACAGCCCTCGTCACCGCACTATAATTGCTCAAGTGAGTGGCTGA
- a CDS encoding PrsW family intramembrane metalloprotease, whose protein sequence is MADVSLVLWAAIPPLLLLGFYYCRVQFAPFWLRLILLFIFGAVSGFAALGLEWVFETVANWVVNWQNTRYLLPGIILRQLVEVGPIEEGCKLVAVVIPTCVFQCKYRLRPSSIFLFTIAVALGFTAEENWIYLFYGTASILDRIIGTPIHALFSAPWGYALGIYLSSTIRLNQDKRLIYRAWLNSVICHALVNVLSSAWRYSTPIRFLSYGLFPLLLWMFWRIEQLLRKVQGKRPIIVISGHTPQHRYWQRGLVMFALILGGNALFGLFLLAKTISPLSSSQLFHSNILWFILSRLLINLIFAIVAWLIYRYLRHSSRRHYL, encoded by the coding sequence GTGGCTGATGTCTCTCTAGTGCTGTGGGCAGCAATTCCACCACTATTACTTTTAGGCTTTTATTATTGCCGTGTTCAGTTTGCCCCTTTTTGGTTAAGGTTGATTTTATTATTTATCTTTGGGGCTGTATCTGGTTTTGCTGCCCTCGGCTTAGAATGGGTTTTTGAAACTGTCGCCAACTGGGTTGTCAATTGGCAAAATACCAGATATTTGCTTCCTGGTATTATCCTGCGGCAACTTGTAGAAGTCGGGCCAATTGAAGAAGGCTGCAAGTTGGTAGCGGTTGTTATCCCCACTTGTGTTTTCCAATGCAAATATCGATTACGACCTAGTAGCATCTTTTTGTTTACTATAGCCGTTGCTTTGGGATTCACTGCGGAAGAAAATTGGATTTATCTTTTTTACGGAACAGCATCAATTCTTGATCGTATTATCGGTACGCCAATTCACGCCTTATTCTCTGCACCTTGGGGATATGCTTTAGGAATATATCTTTCCTCAACAATACGGTTAAATCAAGATAAAAGGTTAATTTATAGGGCTTGGCTAAATTCTGTGATTTGTCATGCTTTAGTAAACGTTCTTTCTAGTGCTTGGCGTTATTCAACACCGATACGTTTCCTCAGCTATGGTTTATTTCCGTTGCTGTTGTGGATGTTTTGGCGAATAGAGCAGTTATTGCGAAAAGTACAAGGCAAACGTCCTATTATCGTGATTTCTGGGCATACGCCACAGCATCGTTATTGGCAACGGGGTTTAGTAATGTTTGCTTTGATTCTAGGAGGAAATGCGCTTTTTGGATTGTTTCTATTAGCAAAAACTATTAGTCCTTTGAGTTCATCCCAACTTTTCCACTCTAATATTTTGTGGTTTATACTTAGCCGTTTATTAATCAATCTAATTTTTGCAATTGTCGCTTGGTTAATTTACCGCTATTTGCGACATTCGTCCCGTCGTCATTATCTTTAG
- a CDS encoding ATP-binding protein — MPQEFNFLISPPFLALGSDRDLNLESTLQELPMYTFEVETSCTGSEVAHYLEKYSMLPGAILLEQGQFIGMISRRRLLEFLIRPRGKELFTQETLGVLYSYARTAIVLLPETTPILAAMQQTLRRRSPELLAEPIVVQTSANTYRLLDMYDLNLASWQIQGIESQVRYERSQAQMIQNDKMASLGRLVDGVAHEILDPVGFIWGNLTYVSNYSQDLLKLIAAYDQVLSHSSAEIENLKQEIEFDFLEQDLSKSLNSIRTGAERLKKLVTSLQNFCHIDEIYPKPVDLHACLDNIVLLIKSRLKGEIEIIKNYGKLPPVSCFMGQLNQVLMNIFGQAVDDLLDEAALQQVNSESNKTFTKPQIEVTTKVISQEPTKPNAPDSRWVSICIADNGLGISDELQQQIRESFSVEKRADKETSLAVSYRIITARHGGKFNLRSQVGKGTEFEILLPLV; from the coding sequence GTGCCACAAGAATTTAATTTCCTTATCTCACCGCCATTTTTGGCTTTGGGTAGCGATCGCGATCTAAATTTAGAATCAACTCTCCAAGAACTGCCAATGTACACCTTTGAAGTGGAAACAAGTTGTACAGGCAGCGAAGTTGCTCATTATTTAGAAAAATACTCCATGCTACCGGGAGCAATATTGCTAGAACAGGGACAATTCATCGGCATGATTTCGCGGCGGCGATTGCTGGAATTTTTAATTCGCCCTCGTGGAAAAGAGCTATTTACCCAAGAAACTTTGGGTGTTCTCTACAGTTATGCGCGGACAGCGATTGTGTTGTTGCCGGAAACAACACCAATTTTGGCAGCAATGCAACAGACTTTGAGGAGGCGATCGCCTGAACTTTTGGCAGAACCAATCGTAGTACAAACCTCTGCCAATACCTACCGATTATTAGATATGTATGACTTGAATCTTGCTTCATGGCAAATTCAGGGAATAGAAAGTCAGGTGCGCTATGAACGCAGCCAAGCCCAAATGATTCAAAATGATAAAATGGCAAGTTTAGGCCGCTTGGTAGATGGTGTAGCACACGAAATTTTAGACCCAGTTGGGTTTATTTGGGGTAATTTAACTTACGTCTCTAACTACAGCCAAGACTTGCTGAAGCTAATAGCTGCTTACGATCAAGTTTTATCTCATAGTTCAGCAGAAATTGAAAATCTAAAACAAGAGATTGAATTTGATTTTTTAGAACAAGATTTGTCAAAATCTCTCAATAGCATCCGCACTGGAGCTGAAAGGTTAAAAAAGCTTGTCACTAGTTTACAAAATTTCTGTCATATTGATGAAATATATCCCAAACCAGTAGATTTACATGCTTGTTTAGATAATATTGTTTTATTAATTAAAAGTCGTTTAAAGGGAGAAATTGAAATTATCAAAAACTATGGTAAACTGCCTCCAGTTTCTTGTTTTATGGGTCAGTTAAATCAAGTATTAATGAATATTTTCGGTCAAGCTGTAGATGATTTGCTTGATGAAGCTGCACTTCAGCAAGTTAATTCAGAGTCTAATAAAACTTTTACAAAACCACAAATTGAGGTGACAACAAAAGTTATTTCCCAAGAACCGACTAAACCAAATGCACCAGATTCACGCTGGGTTTCAATCTGTATTGCTGATAATGGTTTAGGAATATCTGATGAGTTACAACAACAAATTAGAGAATCTTTTTCGGTAGAGAAACGGGCGGATAAAGAAACCAGTTTAGCGGTTAGTTATCGAATTATTACTGCAAGACATGGTGGTAAATTTAATTTGCGATCGCAAGTTGGTAAAGGTACTGAATTTGAAATATTATTACCTTTAGTTTGA
- a CDS encoding WD40 repeat domain-containing protein — MNSTTSQSQEFEEHCSGMLADYVTAIAWSPQDTILGATSAAGEVVLWNDGNLKTLQTANGKSVDCLAFSPDGKFLAVGGQDGQVKIWQETKLIATLENAPAWVDQLAWNHTSNQLAFSLGRYVQVWDADTREIVVTLNFDNSSVLGIDWRRDGQYLAISGYKGVKIWHSQNWDEEPYNLDMTTVSVAMAWSPDGKFLASGNMDRSVTVLEWNNPDPWVMRGFPGKIRQLAWSEATTELGAPLLASSSVEGIVVWEKLEDDSLGWEAQVLTNHVDVICAIAFAPESFLLASAAADGWLCLWKQAKQVSQILTGVSAGFSSLAWHPQGDLLAAGGEKGELLIWSKVLC, encoded by the coding sequence ATGAACTCCACAACTAGCCAATCTCAGGAATTTGAAGAGCACTGTTCGGGGATGCTTGCAGATTACGTAACGGCGATCGCTTGGTCGCCACAAGATACAATCTTAGGAGCAACCTCCGCCGCTGGGGAAGTTGTATTATGGAATGATGGCAACCTAAAAACCTTACAAACTGCTAACGGTAAATCAGTAGACTGTCTCGCTTTTTCCCCAGATGGCAAATTTTTAGCTGTTGGTGGTCAAGATGGCCAAGTCAAAATCTGGCAGGAAACGAAATTAATTGCCACTTTAGAAAATGCCCCAGCATGGGTAGATCAACTAGCTTGGAATCACACTAGTAACCAACTAGCTTTTAGTTTGGGGCGTTATGTCCAAGTCTGGGATGCCGATACTCGTGAGATTGTTGTAACGCTGAATTTCGACAACTCATCTGTATTGGGTATTGATTGGCGCAGAGATGGACAATATTTAGCTATTAGTGGTTATAAAGGAGTGAAGATTTGGCACAGTCAAAACTGGGATGAAGAACCATATAACCTAGATATGACTACTGTCAGTGTTGCGATGGCTTGGTCGCCGGATGGCAAATTCTTAGCTTCTGGCAACATGGATCGCAGCGTCACCGTTTTAGAATGGAACAACCCCGATCCCTGGGTAATGCGTGGTTTTCCGGGAAAAATTCGTCAACTAGCATGGTCAGAAGCGACCACCGAATTAGGCGCGCCTTTGCTAGCTTCTTCTAGCGTTGAAGGTATTGTAGTCTGGGAAAAGTTAGAGGATGACTCTTTAGGTTGGGAAGCGCAAGTTTTAACTAATCATGTGGATGTAATTTGTGCGATCGCTTTTGCACCCGAAAGCTTTCTTCTCGCTTCTGCTGCTGCTGATGGCTGGTTGTGTTTATGGAAGCAAGCCAAGCAAGTATCGCAAATTCTTACAGGTGTTTCAGCAGGGTTTTCTAGCCTAGCTTGGCATCCCCAAGGCGATTTGCTGGCCGCAGGCGGCGAGAAAGGTGAGTTATTAATTTGGTCAAAAGTTTTATGTTGA
- a CDS encoding CobW family GTP-binding protein — MVADVITNSVPVTVLTGYLGAGKTTLLNHILTYEHGKKVAVIVNEFGEVGIDNQLVIDADEEIFEMNNGCICCTVRGDLIRIIGNLMKRRDKFDHLVIETTGLADPAPVIQTFFVDEDLQGQLALDAVVTVVDAKHIWQHWDADEAQEQIAFADVILLNKTDLVAPAELDELEKRIRSMNAMAKIYRTHNSELEMDALLGVKAFDLDRALEIDPNFLGEDAHVHDESVFSIALVEPGAVDGEKLHTWLSELLRTQGPDIFRMKGILNLAGEDNRFVFQGVHMIFDGRPDRPWKPTETPKNELVFIGRNLNEAQLKQDFLACLA; from the coding sequence ATGGTGGCTGACGTAATTACAAATTCAGTTCCCGTTACTGTTCTAACTGGCTATTTGGGAGCAGGAAAAACAACTCTACTCAATCACATCCTCACCTACGAACACGGCAAGAAAGTTGCTGTGATTGTCAATGAATTTGGGGAAGTGGGCATTGATAATCAATTGGTTATTGATGCAGATGAAGAAATTTTTGAAATGAACAACGGCTGCATTTGTTGTACAGTGCGTGGTGACTTAATTCGCATCATTGGTAACTTAATGAAGCGGCGTGATAAGTTTGACCATTTAGTAATTGAAACTACTGGACTAGCCGATCCTGCACCAGTAATTCAGACATTTTTTGTTGATGAAGATTTGCAAGGACAGTTAGCTTTAGATGCGGTAGTCACAGTTGTAGATGCCAAACATATCTGGCAACATTGGGATGCAGACGAAGCACAAGAGCAAATTGCTTTTGCTGATGTCATTTTACTTAATAAAACTGATTTAGTAGCTCCAGCAGAATTAGATGAATTGGAAAAGCGGATTCGGTCAATGAATGCGATGGCTAAGATTTACCGTACCCACAACTCCGAATTAGAAATGGATGCACTTTTGGGTGTAAAAGCATTCGATTTAGATCGCGCTTTAGAAATTGATCCAAATTTCTTAGGCGAAGATGCTCACGTACACGATGAAAGTGTATTTTCTATAGCTTTGGTAGAACCAGGGGCAGTTGATGGAGAAAAATTACACACTTGGCTGTCTGAATTATTGCGTACCCAAGGCCCGGATATTTTTCGGATGAAAGGTATATTAAATCTTGCTGGAGAAGATAATCGATTTGTCTTCCAAGGCGTACACATGATATTTGATGGCAGACCTGACCGCCCCTGGAAACCAACCGAAACCCCTAAAAACGAATTGGTTTTCATCGGTCGTAACCTGAATGAAGCCCAACTCAAGCAAGATTTTCTCGCCTGTCTAGCATAA